The nucleotide sequence GCAAAGCCCTTAGCTATTTCTGGCAGGAAGGCCTTCCAAAGAGAAGATCCCCAAGGAGAAGCAGCAGGAAGTGAaagctcccctccccccccatCCAATCCACTTTGTCCCTAAAGGAGAACAGGAAGCTCTGAGAAAAGAATagggagaggcagagagcaaCGGAGAAGTCCTGAAACATTACAGCAGGGTCTCATACAGGGAAGGGCCTGAGCTACCGGCCCAGCCTCACAGGCAAGCAGCCTGAGGTCAGAGTGAGCAGCCGGCTGATCCTCAGGGGTCTTCCGATCTAGCTCCCCACGCCAGAGGTTAAAGCAAACACCCATCAGCCAGGCCTAGTGCACTTGGCTGGCCCCACAAGGTGGGTCTCTGTGGTCTCATTGGACTTCTCAACCCCCTCCCAGGAGCTGGGGACCCGCCGGGACGACCAGAGCCCCCCATCCCCGTGACCTGGAATCCGAGAGCAAGGTCACAGAGGATCCACATAGCAGCGAGAAAGTCACCACCCGACACACCAGCGTTGTTCAGACCTCCTGGTAAGAGCCCACAGGCCCAAGCAGGCCCCTGGGCTAGCCCAGAGCCCAGGGTCACGTTGCCGAGGGTCAAGGATACAGGGACAGCCAGGATCTGCGGCTGTGTCCCCCACATGGGCACTCAGGTTTCCACCAACCCTCTTTTCTGAGAAAGCTGCTTGAGGATGTGCTTCTGTGAAACAAGGGAGGGAACTGAAAGCGAGTGGGCTGTGAGTTGGGGGCTCCAGGAGTGGGGGGCACTGTGGAGGGCGGGGGGTTGCAGTGGGACAGAGTGGGACATGGCATGAGGCTATTAATAGGGGAGGGGAaacgggggtggggaggatggggcaCTGGATCTGGCTGGCACTCTGCAGTCCCTGAAAAGACCCCTGAAGTGGCGAAAAGCAGGCTGGACTCTGGTCCAGCCACTGAACAGGCCTTGACCTCGAGTGGGTGACTCAACCTTGGATAACAGTCCTTGTGGGACCACTGAATGttaaataaatgacttaaaaaaaaaattggggattCACAGGTGAAAAGGTCAGACTGTGGGATGATCTCTTTTGGGTGGAGAGAGGCATGGCCACCGCCTCCAGGAAGGCCTCGGCCTTGGGGCTCTCGGGTGGGGCAGGGCCACACTAGGCACCTGCTTCTGTTTGCCTTTGCTCTTAGCTCACGTCTGCAGGGCCTGCTAATGGGACGTGGTGGGAGGGGCCCAGTCAGCCGCACTCTGGCCGCCACCCCAGCCCATTATGACCTCCCTGGCCCTGCCCAGGCCTTTGTGACAGTCGCCCCTGAGGCGCCTATGAGCCATGACACCCAGAGCTCCCTTAGTAAGAGGGTGGCAGGACAGGACAGGCCAAAGCCtgggcctggggtcaggaagggGTCACAGGGAGGAATGGAGGGGCCGAAAACCCTGGGACCCTGTGGCCACACCCACTCccagtgcccccagcccccagctccgAGCAGCCACGGGGGGTGCCTGGACCCGCCCTGCCCAGTGTTCGCCAGGTGGCCCTGCATGGTGCCTCTCACCCCAAGCCACTCGATGGAGACTGCCAGGCCTTTCTCAGCCCTGGGGACAGGGAGTGGGGGGCTCAGGGTTGGGGGCGAGGTACCCGGGAACTTCATCACAAGTGAGGACAGCGAGCTGCAGCGACAGAGGCCGCGAGACCCGGCAAGGATGAGACAAGGACAGACGGACGCCAggttggggtggggctgggccctGCACTCCAGCCGCGAGCGAGAGCAGAGAGCTTCCCGGCAGGCGGCAGGGCCCAGCTCGGGGCCCCGGCCCTGCCCATGCCCACCCCTGATTCCGGGCACAGGGGCCTCGGCCTCGCCCAGGGCAGACCCCCCCCAGCTCCAGGGCCTTCCCCTGGGGCCTGCAGAGCAGTCCTTCCTCCAGCTGGAGCAGGAGAACCAGAGTCTGGTGAGCACCAGACCCCAGCCCCGCCAGACCCCATGCCCCACACCCGGGCCCCGCCAGACCCCACACCTCAGCCCCATCAGACCCCCAGCACAGCCGGGACCTGCCAGACCCCATGCCCTGCCAGACCTCACGCCCCACACCCAGGCCCCACCAGACCCCACGCCCCGGCCCCGCCAGGCCCACGCCCTCTCCCCAGCGCCACCCCAGACACAGCTGTCCCCATCTCCCCATCTCTGTGCCCCACTCCAGAAGAGGCAGAACCAGGATCTGCGGGAGCAGCTGGGGGCCCTCCTGGGACCGGGGCAGCAGTTCCTGCCCTTGTGCCCAGAGCACTCGAGCTGTACGGCCCTGGCCTGGGTGAGTGCGGGGCGGGGCATGGTCCTGGCAGGACCGCGGGTGGCTGTGGAGCGCCCTGTGGCTCCATgcgctcccccccaccccactcccaagcAGTCCATGACCACGGACGCTGCCGATGGCCTTGGGGCTGAGCCAGGGGCTCCTCCGCAGCCCCCTGAGCAGGCCTGCGCCAGGCCCCTGGAGGAGAGGGCCCCTCTGCAGCTGCTGCGGCAGGAGCTGTGCCGGGGCGAGGAGTCCTTCGTGCAGCAGTCCCAGGTGGgccggggtggtggggggggtccGGGGAGGGGAGGGCACGAGGCGGTGGGGGGAGCGAGGAGTCAGTGCTGCAGCCCCAGGCGGGacagggggcggggcctgagtGGGGCcgaggtggggaggggcggggccggggcgagGGGAGGAGTACGTGCCGCAATCCCTGGGggtccgggggcggggccgggatgggaaggggaggggccggggtggggcggggccagggAGTAGTTTCTGCAGTAGTGCCGGGTGGcccagggggcggggcctgggaggAGCCGGGCCGGaatggggaggggcggggccgggcggggggaGGAGTTCGCGCTGCAGTCCTTTGCGGGCCCCGGGGTCGGGGACAGTGAGGGGCGGGGTCGGGATGGGGAGGGTCCAGGGAGTCGTTCCTGCATCAGTCCCAGGTGATCCTGGGAGCggagccgggggcggggccaggccggGGCGGTGGGGAGGAGTTCGCGCTGCAGTCCCTTGCGGGCCCCGGGGTCGGGGACAGTGAGGGGCGGGGTCGGGATGGGGAGGGTCCAGGGAGTCGTTCCTGCATCAGTCCCAGGTGATCCTGGGAGCGGAGCCCGGGGCGGGGCCAGGCCGGGGCGGTGGGGAGGAGttcgtgctgcagtccctggtggGCCCGGGGGgcagggccggggcggggccgggatgGGGCGGGGCCAGACAGTCGTTCCTGCAGCAgttccaggtggtccaggggGCGTGTCCGTGAGGGGCGGgtccggggaggggcggggcgagggAGGGGTCCGTGCCGCAGCCCCTGGTGGgcccgggggcggggtggggcgcgGTGGAGCGGGAGCCGACTAACCTCCCGCCCTGCCTCGGCCCACACTGCGCCCCCTCCCCAGAACGAGCTGCAGCAGATCCGACTGTCCTTTGAGAGGAAGAAAATGGCTATCACCGAGGTGCCACctgcaggggtgggtgggggcgccGGGCGGGGGCTCCACCTGTGGAGAGGGGCGTCCAGCACGGGTCCTGCTCCATCCTGAGGGCGTGACCCAGCCTCGCCCCTCCCACCAGGTGTGGGACGGCGTGGCTGAAGTACACATGGCCCTGAACAACCAGGCCACCGGGCTCCTGGTAGGTCCCCAGAGGCTTAACGCCAGAGGATGAACGGGCGGGGACAGGGCGGGCGAGCAGGACCCCACTTTACCCTCTTGGCCCCCAGAACCTCAAGAAGGACATCAGGGGCGTCCTGGACCAGATGGAGGACATGCAGCTGGAGATCCTGGGGTGATGAGGGCGCTGGGGGCCCAGAGGCGGGGGCTGGCTGAGCTGCGACAGTGTCTGGGTCAGGGTGCGGTGGGCCCGCGCCTGAGCGGCCCCAGTTCCCCAGCGCCAGGGCAGTGGTGCGGGCTGAGGACGGGGTATGCCTATGGTGCCGACTGCAGCACTCCCGCCCTCCCAGGGAACGGGCCCAGTGTCGCACCCAGGCCAGGAAGGACCAGAAGATGGCATGCAGAGGGGTAAGCCCCCACCCTCCGCCCACCGTCCCAGAAGGCAGCGGGGGAGGAGCTGGGTGAGCAGGCCTGCCCTGACCTCACCGGCTCGGTCCCTCCTCCGCAGAAGGCACGGCCACAGCTGGGATGCTCCGAGGGCCTCAGAGGCCAGCTCTGGTAGGTGGCCCAGCCGGCGCAGGGACCGAGCCCAGTGCCCAGGGCCCATCCCCAGGCGCCCCGCCCCCTGACCACCGCCGCCCGCAGGCTGCTGgccctgaggctgctgctggGCGCCCTGCTGGCCTGCACCGCCGCCTACGTGTACGTGGTCGACCCCGCGCCCTTCGAGGGGCTGGTGCCGCCCCTGCTGAGCCGCGCCGCCGTCTGGAAGCTGCGGGCCCTGTTGGGCCCGTTCCTGCGCCTCGAGGTGGACGGCTTCCTGCCCTTCTAGGCCGGAGGCCCAGCGGCCCCAGCGAGGAGGAAGCCAGCAGGCCGGCGCGGCCCCCAGCGCCCAGCGGCCGCGCCGGCCCCCGGCCACGGCACTGCGGTGCACCGTCCCTGCCCGGAAGCTTGGAGAAGGGAGGGGGCGGAGGCTGTCCTGAGGGCTGGGCCTGTGGCCGGACATATAGTCGTGACTCTCCGCCCCTGTGCTTGTTTCCATGGATACCGGGGCGGGCACTGGAGGCTGTGAAGCCTTCCCGGGCTGATCTCGCAGCGAGGGTCCCCGGGGTGGCGCCCCTGTCTGGCACCCCTCGGCCACCTGTTGCGGGGCAGCCTCTCTGCAGCCCCCTTGCCACCAGGAGGGGGGAGGGAGCCCCAATGAAAGTGAGCGCCTCAGGCCTCATCCCCGGGTGGGCGGACCTTGGGGAGCAGGTTCTCTGCCCCACAGGTGCTGCTGAGCCCAAACACAACCCGCGTCTCTCTCTGGCTTGCCACCCACCTCCCACACCTGCCCAGCCACCACccagccccttccctccctccccccctcccccccggccGGCGTTCCTGtttaccttcccaacccagggtcccTGTCCAGTCCAGGCTTGAAGGACAGGGGGACCATGGTGGTGGACAGAGCCATAGAGGTAAAACACCAAAGATTTTATTTACTGCATTAAACTGGGGTGAGGGAATACCTTTTAGAACAATAGAGACCAGATCTGTGACTGCTCGTCCCCACGTGGGAGAAACAGAGCTCTCTGCTGGcacggggggggggcgggtgccAGCCAGGGCCCTGCCCCGCCTCTGGGGGCATCGGGGGGGGGGTGCCCAGCTGGCTaggggctgcagggctgggggcagcggGGCCCTCTGAGCGCCCCAGGTGTGCAGAGGAGGGAAGACCATTGGGGCAGGGCTGGTGGGCTGGGGTCTCCTCTGGCTGGCTGCTACAGGAGCTTAAGGCATCCGTTCATGTGCAGGgtgcagggggagggggcagtgcagAGACCTGCAGGGGCTGCCTGAGACCCCCGCCCAGCCGGGCCCAGCCACAGAGGCCGGGCTCCCTGGGAAGGAAGGGACGCGTAAAGTGCTTGGTCAGGCAGGGGGTCGGGTGCAGGGGCAGCAACAGCCCAGAAGGCTGTGGTGGCCCCAGCAGCTCTGGGCCCCCCCCCCCGGGGGGTCTGACCCTCTGCAGCAGGCGGGGGCCGCCTGAGCCGGGAGGGCGCAGGGTCACGGGCCCTGGCAGGCTAGGGGTCAAGTCAAGCTGTGGCTGGTGGAACGGAGGCCCCCGGGGCCCCTAGGGTCCATGGCAGCCCAGCCCTCTGGGGCCCCAGAGTGGCCTACTTGCTGTCCCGCTCAGGCCCCGAGAGGCTGGGGAAGAGGCTGGAGGCAGCCAAGTGCAGCCGGCACATGGCCCCCCGGGGGGGCGCCCCTGGGGCTGGGCTCCAGGGGGCCCGCAGCGGCGGGTGGTCCTCTGGGAGGCCGAAGTGGCACAGGTGCAGGCTGGGGGGCGCCCAGGGCTGGCCGCGCCGCCCCCATCCACGGCTGCAGGTGCCGATCCAGCCCCTGCAGGTCGCAGCGTCCAGtgagagaaaagcagaaaggcGGAGGTCAGCGGGccaggccctgccccaggcctccaGTCCCCGAAAGGCTGcagattccccccaccccacccaccatgCGTCTGAGGAGGGGCGTGGGGACTGGTCCAGCTGCCCGACATCCCAGCCCGCGGGCACCCGCTGCTCGGGGGCCCCGGGGTGACTCAGCCCAGCCCCGACACCCTGTTACTGCCGGCGTGACACAGACATGGGGGGCCACACACCCCTGCCCGGCTTCCAGCCTGGCACCGGTCCAGGAGTGCCCACACAGAGCAGACAGGCTGCCACACCCTCTCCCGCAGCCTGAGCACCTTTGCCCCACCCGGAACCCTGGTCTTGCTCAAGGAAAGGACCCAAgtgactctttttctttttttaataaaattatagataTATAGATGTAGATATAAAAACATAGAACAGACACAATGCAAGCAGACGCTGCCGTGTGCTTACTCTCGGGTCCCTGGCACCAGACGAAACGCCGAGCCCTCCCGATGTGCTTCCCACGTGGGCCCCAGGCTCCAGCGGGGCCTGGGCTTTGTGTGCCTTGGGTGGGGGTCTCCAGTTTGCAGGGAGGGGGCACGGGGTGGCCTGGGCCCCGAGGGGTGGCGTCAGGCCTCCTGTCTGCTACCCCAGATCCCGTCGCCTCCCACAAGAGCATAAAGCAGAGGTTAAGGCTTCAATTAAAGCGCGTTTCCAGGCAGGACGGGGGAGGGGGACGGCAGGGGCCCGAGCGTTGACACGTGGGACACGGCATGGCAGCTCAGAGCACAGACATGGGGACGCGCCCACCAGCGGGGGCGAGACGAGACACACGGAGTCAGGACCCCACCCACAACTGGCTGTCTGTCCGTCTGTCCGTTTGTCCACCTGTCCATCAGAATAGCTGGGTGCCTGTGGGCTGGGCCCGTGCTCCCTGTGGGAGAACTGGCTGTGCCAAGCTACAAGCTTGCAGCAGGTCCCTGAAAGGCAAGGGGTCGGGGCAGCCAGGCGGCAGGGCCCTTGGCCAGGggctcaggcccctctgtccgtctTTGGGCCATGGGGACCCGTGCGGAAGGGAAGCGGGTAGGGCCGGCCGGGTGACAACCTCAGGGGCACAGGTGCGCTCTGTGCCCCTCGCCGCCCCAGGTCACGGGAGCAGGACCACCACCACGCAGGCCTGCAGCCCCGCGGCGCCTGGTGAGCAGGTGCGGACGGGCGGCCAAGGATGAGGGACGGGCCGCGGAGGCGTGGCTTTCCTCGCTGAGGCGTCTGTGCCAGGCCTGGGCCTCCTCTCCAGGGGCAGAGAAGCTGGGAGGGGTGGCCGCGGGGGGTCGTGGTTCCCATGGCGCTCGGCGACGGGGGGGCAGTCGGTCCTCACACCGAGATCTCGTATGTGGTCCCACCCACGCCGGACACCTTCTTAACCAGCGTGTGCCGGGCGGGGCTGGCGGAGGGCCCCGGGGGGCCGGGGGCCGGCCCCAAGCGGGTCAGACCCGGGGACTGCCCATTAAGCTTACTTGGGGGGGTCTTCAGCTGAGGGTGGTCCCTGCATCGAAACAAGCAGACACGCGCACACGGTAAACACGGGAACACGGCAGAACACAGCCAGCAGAGGCAATGGACAGAGGACACAGACAGACGGAGCCCTGGGCCGCCCCTGCCCCTGAGCCTGAACAGTCCCACGTGGAAATGGGGATCAGAGGGTAGAGGACAGACATCTGTCAGAACAGCCaccctcccttcccaggacgcTCAGCACAGACCAAGagcacagggaggccaggtggacCCTGGCCAGTTCATCTGTGTCCTGGAACCCTGAGCTAAGGAGCCTGCAGTGGCCCTGTGGTGACCCTCTGACCTCCTCCTCGCTCCCTCCGAGGAAAGCAAGGGGCTGTCCTTCGGCCCTGCAGCCGCTGGGCGCTGACCAACAGCGTGGACCTTGGCACCTGCTGGGCCTGTCACCCAGCCTCCGCCCCACGCCCAAGCCTCCCTCTGCCCGTCTCTGAGCAGGGAAACCCCCAGGCCAGGACCGTGGTGCCCAGAGCGCACGTCTCGCTGTGGGATGACGTCCCCCTGACTTGGCCTTCTGAACATGGACAGATGACCATCTCTAGAAGGACCTGGGATGCCCCACTCACTCGGTCTGTCAGCCCGGGAAGAGTGCAGGCTTGGCTCAAGGTACAAAATCGCCTGCACCCCCTCAGGGTGTCCAGGGCATCCTTGGAGCCGGCGACCCTGACGCTGGCCAGCAGGAGCCTCCAGGCTGGGTGAGGCCCACCCCTCAGGGTAGCCTCAGGCCTCCTGGGCAGCCCCCCAGCCAAGAGCCCCGCAGACCCCTACCCCGTGTCCGGTGGCCGGCCACACCCCCAGCACCCACCTCTGCACAGCCAGCGAGGGCGGTGGTTCCGGGAGGTCTGCGTGGATGAAGGCGACGGCCTTGGGGCCAGCATAGGAGGGCGAACAGGGGGTGCCAGGTGGGGACGGGGGCACCTGGTGCGCTGGCGACCTGTGTGGGCCGCTGGCGGGCCGGGCCCCTGGGCCGCTGCTACTGGCCAGGTCTGcctgcagggaggaggaggaggtccgTGGTGCCCGGCTCACCGCACTAGACAGCGAGGACAGTGATGTCTGCAGCGCAGGGTTGCGGGCACCCCCAAAGCCAGGCCCGGCCACCAGGTCGTCCCGGGAGCCGCAGCGCAGCCCAGGGCCGCGGGGGCCCTCGGACAGCATGCCGGCCTGCTGCAGGCTGTAGGAGCTGGGCGTGTCATAGACACCCGAGTCGCCGAAGAGTGAGTCGGCCTGAGAACGCAGCAGCCGCTCCCGCTCCTCCCTGTCCTTGCGCTCCTGGATAGAGGCCATGATGGTCCGGGACAGGTTGTCGTAGCGCACTGGCGAGGGCTCCCGCGGCCGCGGGCCCAGCACCGGGCTGAAGCTGCGGGGCGGCGGCCGTGGCGGGTCACCTGGCACCCCCGCGTGCAGGTAGGGTGAGCGGTAGCTGGGGGCACCGGCTGTGGGGTGGGCTGGGCAGGCGTGGCCCCCGGGGGAGCCGGGGTTCAGCAGGCTATCATAGGACAGGCTGCCATTGCGGTTGGGCAGCGCGTGGGGGGCAAAGAGGCTGCGGTGGGGCGTGGGGGGCCCACCCTCGGAGTGCAGGGGCTGCAGGGCCACGTGGTCCCCGCCCCGCCGACTGGCCGCCTTGAGGCTCAGGGAGCGCAGGGCGCCTGAGAAGGTGTCAGCCGCGCTGAGGGGCGGGTAGTCGGGCAGGTCCAGGCTGGGCTCTGATGCAAAGTCCAGGCTGTGGATGCTGTCCTCCCCCAGTGTCAGGGAGTCGGTGCCCGTGACCTGCAGCGACAGAAGGCACATCCACGTCTGCCCACTCTGGGCCCTGCCGGATGCCCTGTGCCCTCTAGGAAGCTGCCATCGAGTGGCAGCAGGTGCAGCAACAAGCTGCTCCCAGAAGTCCTCGGTCCCCTCGCCCCAGGAGAGAAGGGGCCCAGGGTGGGCACGGCAGTGTGGGTGGCCTCAGGACACATGGACAACCAGCCAGACCCTCCATGGGATCCAGGACAAACCCAGGAAGGAGACGACCATTCCAAGAAGGGCCACCGGACCCTAGTCAATCAGGCCATCAGTCCTGAGGGAGCTCCCTGGGGGTCCGGGCGTGCTGGCCCACCACAGGCCTGCCCTCCAGTGGCCATGAAAGAAGCATGCAGCCCAGGGACCTCAAGGCTCTTGGCCACTGCTCACGCGCCCACTGCTCCACGTGAATGCAGAGAATAAATGTGCTTCCTCAAACAATCTCAAATTCCTCTGAAGCTTTTGCGGGGGCCCTGAAGGCCTCAGGCGGTGACTAACGTGGAATTCCAGGCGCCCCGCACACAGCGCTGCCGGGGGCAGCGCCTACTGTGGCCTGGGGAACACCGCCGAgccagcaggcaggcaggccaAGGGTCAGAAGAACCAGGACACCCTGCCCCAGCTGGCACGCTCACACCTCTGTGACCCAGGAGGGGTCTTCAGGAGCGccgcctgggggcggggcctcctcGGGCAGGAGCTCCTGGGGCGGGGCCTCCAGGGACTGATCTTCGAAGAAGTCTGGGGGCGGGACCCTGGAGCTTCCCAGCCCGGGTCTCCTGGGGCGGGGCCTCCAGGGGGCGGGGCCTCCTGGGGTAGGAactcctgggggcggggcctcccgGATAGGAACTCCTGGGGGCGGGAACTCCTGGGACGGGGtctcctgggggcggggcctcctgGGGTAGGAactcctgggggcggggcctcctcAAGTAGGACCTCCAGGGGCGGGGCCTCCTGGGATAGGAactcctgggggcggggcctcctgGGATAGGAcctcctgggggcggggcctcccgGGCAGAGCCTCGGGAGCCCGGGCGGGGCCAGGCCTCACCTGCTCAGCCGGCCCGCAGAATGGCGCCTTGGGACCCGTGGGAAAGGCGGGCCGGAACTTGTACATGGCAGGTGTCGGGGGACTGGTCCTCTGCGCCGACAGGGCGCTCTCTGGAGGAGACGGGCCGCGGTCAGGCTGGAATCGCTcggcgcccctccctcccctcggACACTCCCACCTCACCAGCACTGCCCGGGCGCGGGGTCTGCAGGTCGCTGCCAAACGTGCCGGCCTCCACCTTAGGGGGCAGTGGCGGCCCCAGGTCCAGGGGCTTCTCATCCAGCCGGTCCAGGCTGCCCTTGGACTGGAAGGGGATATGGTCAGTGGTGTGCAGGGTACAGTCCAGGGGCAGGGCTTTATCGGGGACTCCATCCTggagccaaggaccccgaccctTCCTTTGTTCGGCTCGGTCCTCTTCCTTCTACTTCGTGGTCCCGCCAACCTGGTGGCTTCCCGCCGTTCCCCATCCCCCGCCCACCCCTGGACACCCACCTTGCTGCGGCCCAGGCCAGCCTTCAGCCCATTGTCACTAAGCTTGACCTTGAGCGGTGGCGCTCGCTCCAGGAGCTCCGGCCGAAGGAAGGGCGGCTTCAGGCGAGCAGCCAGCGGCAGCCGGGGCGGCTCCACCACATACCTGCGCCAGGGCAGAGAATCAGTGGCCAGGGCAGCCCCACTTGAATGCGCGCCGAGGGGAGGGCCCGCCAGGCCAGAGCAGACTGGACGGGCTGAGAGCCTCACCGGGGCGCCAGGGGGCTGCACAGCACATGCTCCACGTTCCCGTAGCAGCCGCGGGTGAAGGGGTTCACGCCCCCACGGAACTTCCCTGTCACCTGTGGATATGGAACCCCTCAGCCGGCCTGGCCACCCAGGGTCCAGCCAAGGAGGGGAGGATGACACGCAGGGACAGCGGGGTTCCTCAAAGGTCAGTTGGGCAGCGTCAGCCCAGGGGTGTCCCCCACCTAGGTCACCAGGACCTGCCCCTGCATGCAGTGGAACTTCTAGGTTCTGATTCACTGGTGGCCGCAGTGGCCACCAatgggggtgtggagggggaTAGGGCAGGCGAGACCCTATATGCCAAATCCCACTGGGGGCTCCAGGGCCAGAGCCCTACATGCCAAACCCCACTGGGGGCTCCAGGGCCCAGAGCCTCCCCCAGCACTGCTGCGCATCAGCCAAGGGCCCCCAGGCCCCTGCTCTGACCACACTCCCGCACGTCATCGTATGGCCCGGCTCCTTGCTCAGCCGGTCAGGGACCCGCCCACGCCCATCCTCATCAAGAATGCACGCCCTGCCACCCAGGTCTGCACCTGCTCATTGGTGGTGCGGCCTCGAGTGACCAGCACCACGTGGAAGCCCGTGAGGCCGACGACGGGGATGAAGAAGAGGCCAGCCACACACATGACGGCCATGCTGGCCCGTTAAGGCCAACGGCCGAGGGCGAGGACAAGCAGCTGCCTGTGGACAGACGGCCCAGGCCCTCCCCGCCACCCACTCAGGGAAGGCGACCCACTCCCCTGGGGCTTCCGGGCTCCGCCCCAGCCCTCCGGGCCTCGACTTCCCCGTGAGATGTGTCCCCAGTCCACACCGCCTTTGTGGTCGGGCCAAGGATACGTGATGGTGGTGTGGGCGGCGCCCAGCCCCTCCGCGTGGTTCAGCACGTAGACCAGCCCGAAGGCGACGACGCCCACCATGTGCGCGCTGAGCGACAGCAGGAACAGGAAGAAATAGCGGTAGTTGCGGCGCCCGATGCAGTTGTTGACCCAGGGGCAGTGGTGGTCGAAGTCCTGGGCGGGAACAGCGCGTCAGCACTGCGGGGGGGCGAGGCGGGACCGCAGGCggagcagaggaggggaggggcggaGCAGGAGGGGCGAGCCGTCACCTCCACACAGTTGTCGCAGACGCTGCAGTGGGAGCACCGCGGCGGGCGGTAGAAGTGGCAGGTGGCGCACCACTTCATACGGACCTGGATGCCCCGCACATCCACGTTCTT is from Muntiacus reevesi chromosome 13, mMunRee1.1, whole genome shotgun sequence and encodes:
- the CCDC188 gene encoding coiled-coil domain-containing protein 188: MEGPKTLGPCGHTHSQCPQPPAPSSHGGCLDPPCPVFARWPCMVPLTPSHSMETARPFSALGTGSGGLRVGGEVPGNFITSEDSELQRQRPRDPARMRQGQTDARLGWGWALHSSREREQRASRQAAGPSSGPRPCPCPPLIPGTGASASPRADPPQLQGLPLGPAEQSFLQLEQENQSLKRQNQDLREQLGALLGPGQQFLPLCPEHSSCTALAWPPEQACARPLEERAPLQLLRQELCRGEESFVQQSQNELQQIRLSFERKKMAITEVWDGVAEVHMALNNQATGLLNLKKDIRGVLDQMEDMQLEILGERAQCRTQARKDQKMACRGKARPQLGCSEGLRGQLWLLALRLLLGALLACTAAYVYVVDPAPFEGLVPPLLSRAAVWKLRALLGPFLRLEVDGFLPF
- the ZDHHC8 gene encoding palmitoyltransferase ZDHHC8 isoform X1, with the translated sequence MPRSPGTRLKPAKYIPVATAAALLVGSSTLFFVFTCPWLTRAVSPAVPVYNGILFLFVLANFSMATFMDPGVFPRADEDEDKEDDFRAPLYKNVDVRGIQVRMKWCATCHFYRPPRCSHCSVCDNCVEDFDHHCPWVNNCIGRRNYRYFFLFLLSLSAHMVGVVAFGLVYVLNHAEGLGAAHTTITMAVMCVAGLFFIPVVGLTGFHVVLVTRGRTTNEQVTGKFRGGVNPFTRGCYGNVEHVLCSPLAPRYVVEPPRLPLAARLKPPFLRPELLERAPPLKVKLSDNGLKAGLGRSKSKGSLDRLDEKPLDLGPPLPPKVEAGTFGSDLQTPRPGSAESALSAQRTSPPTPAMYKFRPAFPTGPKAPFCGPAEQVTGTDSLTLGEDSIHSLDFASEPSLDLPDYPPLSAADTFSGALRSLSLKAASRRGGDHVALQPLHSEGGPPTPHRSLFAPHALPNRNGSLSYDSLLNPGSPGGHACPAHPTAGAPSYRSPYLHAGVPGDPPRPPPRSFSPVLGPRPREPSPVRYDNLSRTIMASIQERKDREERERLLRSQADSLFGDSGVYDTPSSYSLQQAGMLSEGPRGPGLRCGSRDDLVAGPGFGGARNPALQTSLSSLSSAVSRAPRTSSSSLQADLASSSGPGARPASGPHRSPAHQVPPSPPGTPCSPSYAGPKAVAFIHADLPEPPPSLAVQRGWIGTCSRGWGRRGQPWAPPSLHLCHFGLPEDHPPLRAPWSPAPGAPPRGAMCRLHLAASSLFPSLSGPERDSK
- the ZDHHC8 gene encoding palmitoyltransferase ZDHHC8 isoform X2 produces the protein MPRSPGTRLKPAKYIPVATAAALLVGSSTLFFVFTCPWLTRAVSPAVPVYNGILFLFVLANFSMATFMDPGVFPRADEDEDKEDDFRAPLYKNVDVRGIQVRMKWCATCHFYRPPRCSHCSVCDNCVEDFDHHCPWVNNCIGRRNYRYFFLFLLSLSAHMVGVVAFGLVYVLNHAEGLGAAHTTITMAVMCVAGLFFIPVVGLTGFHVVLVTRGRTTNEQVTGKFRGGVNPFTRGCYGNVEHVLCSPLAPRYVVEPPRLPLAARLKPPFLRPELLERAPPLKVKLSDNGLKAGLGRSKSKGSLDRLDEKPLDLGPPLPPKVEAGTFGSDLQTPRPGSAESALSAQRTSPPTPAMYKFRPAFPTGPKAPFCGPAEQVTGTDSLTLGEDSIHSLDFASEPSLDLPDYPPLSAADTFSGALRSLSLKAASRRGGDHVALQPLHSEGGPPTPHRSLFAPHALPNRNGSLSYDSLLNPGSPGGHACPAHPTAGAPSYRSPYLHAGVPGDPPRPPPRSFSPVLGPRPREPSPVRYDNLSRTIMASIQERKDREERERLLRSQADSLFGDSGVYDTPSSYSLQQAGMLSEGPRGPGLRCGSRDDLVAGPGFGGARNPALQTSLSSLSSAVSRAPRTSSSSLQADLASSSGPGARPASGPHRSPAHQVPPSPPGTPCSPSYAGPKAVAFIHADLPEPPPSLAVQRDHPQLKTPPSKLNGQSPGLTRLGPAPGPPGPSASPARHTLVKKVSGVGGTTYEISV